Proteins from one Escherichia coli genomic window:
- the malS gene encoding alpha-amylase: protein MKLAACFLTLLPGFAVAASWTSPGFPAFSEQGTGTFVSHAQLPKGTRPLTLNFDQQCWQPADAIKLNQMLSLQPCSNTPPQWRLFRDGEYTLQLDTRSGTPTLMISIQNAAEPVASLVRECPKWDGLPLTLDVSATFPEGAAVRDYYSQQIAIVKNGQITLQPAATSNGLLLLERAETDTSAPFDWHNATVYFVLTDRFENGDPSNDQSYGRHKDGMAEIGTFHGGDLRGLTNKLDYLQQLGVNALWISAPFEQIHGWVGGGTKGDFPHYAYHGYYTQDWTNLDANMGSEADLRTLVDSAHQRGIRILFDVVMNHTGYATLADMQEYQFGALYLSGDELKKTLGDRWSDWKPAAGQTWHSFNDYINFSDKTGWDKWWGKNWIRTDIGDYDNPGFDDLTMSLAFLPDIKTESTTASGLPVFYNNKTDTHAKAIDGFTPRDYLTHWLSQWVRDYGIDGFRVDTAKHVELPAWQQLKTEASAALREWKKANPDKALDDKPFWMTGEAWGHGVMQSDYYRHGFDAMINFDYQEQAAKAVDCLAQMDTTWQQMAEKLQDFNVLSYLSSHDTRLFREGGDKAAELLLLAPSAVQIFYGDESSRPFGPTGSDPLQGTRSDMNWQDVSGKSAASVAHWQKISQFRARHPAIGAGKQTTLSLKQGYGFVREHGDDKVLVVWAGQQ, encoded by the coding sequence ATGAAACTCGCCGCCTGTTTTCTGACACTCCTTCCTGGCTTCGCCGTTGCCGCCAGCTGGACTTCTCCGGGGTTCCCTGCCTTTAGCGAACAGGGAACGGGAACATTTGTCAGCCACGCGCAGTTGCCCAAAGGTACGCGTCCACTCACGCTAAATTTTGACCAACAGTGCTGGCAGCCTGCGGATGCGATAAAACTCAATCAGATGCTTTCCCTGCAACCTTGTAGCAACACGCCACCTCAATGGCGATTGTTCAGGGACGGCGAATATACGCTGCAACTAGACACCCGCTCCGGTACACCAACATTGATGATTTCCATCCAGAACGCCGCCGAACCGGTAGCAAGCCTGGTCCGTGAATGCCCGAAATGGGATGGATTACCGCTCACACTGGATGTCAGCGCCACTTTTCCGGAGGGAGCCGCAGTCCGGGATTATTACAGCCAGCAAATTGCGATAGTGAAGAACGGTCAAATAACGTTACAACCCGCTGCCACCAGCAACGGTTTACTCCTGCTGGAACGGGCAGAAACTGACACATCCGCCCCTTTCGACTGGCATAACGCCACGGTTTACTTTGTGCTGACAGATCGTTTCGAAAACGGCGATCCCAGTAATGACCAGAGTTACGGACGTCATAAAGACGGTATGGCAGAAATTGGCACTTTTCACGGCGGCGATTTACGCGGCCTGACCAACAAACTGGATTACCTCCAGCAGCTGGGCGTCAATGCTTTATGGATAAGTGCCCCATTTGAGCAAATTCACGGCTGGGTCGGCGGCGGTACAAAAGGCGATTTCCCGCATTATGCCTACCACGGTTATTACACACAGGACTGGACGAATCTTGATGCCAATATGGGCAGCGAAGCCGATCTAAGGACGCTGGTTGATAGCGCGCATCAGCGCGGTATTCGTATTCTCTTTGATGTCGTGATGAACCACACCGGCTATGCCACGCTGGCGGATATGCAGGAGTATCAGTTTGGCGCGTTATACCTTTCTGGTGATGAGCTGAAAAAAACGTTAGGTGACCGCTGGAGCGACTGGAAGCCCGCCGCCGGGCAAACCTGGCATAGCTTTAACGATTACATTAATTTCAGCGACAAAACAGGCTGGGATAAATGGTGGGGAAAAAACTGGATCAGAACGGATATCGGCGACTACGACAATCCTGGATTTGACGATCTCACCATGTCGCTGGCCTTTTTACCGGATATCAAAACCGAATCAACTACCGCTTCTGGCCTGCCAGTGTTCTATAACAACAAAACGGATACCCACGCTAAAGCCATTGACGGCTTTACCCCTCGAGATTACTTAACCCATTGGTTAAGCCAGTGGGTCCGTGACTATGGGATTGATGGTTTTCGGGTCGATACCGCCAAACATGTTGAGTTGCCCGCCTGGCAGCAACTGAAAACCGAAGCCAGCGCCGCGCTTCGCGAATGGAAAAAAGCGAATCCCGACAAAGCATTAGATGACAAACCTTTCTGGATGACCGGTGAAGCCTGGGGCCACGGCGTGATGCAAAGTGACTACTATCGCCACGGCTTCGATGCGATGATCAATTTCGATTATCAGGAGCAGGCGGCTAAAGCAGTCGATTGTCTGGCGCAGATGGATACGACCTGGCAGCAAATGGCGGAGAAATTGCAGGATTTCAACGTGTTGAGCTACCTCTCGTCGCATGATACCCGCCTGTTTCGTGAAGGGGGCGACAAAGCAGCAGAGTTATTGTTATTAGCGCCAAGTGCAGTACAAATCTTTTATGGTGATGAATCCTCTCGTCCGTTCGGTCCTACCGGTTCTGATCCGCTGCAAGGCACGCGTTCGGATATGAACTGGCAGGATGTTAGCGGTAAATCTGCCGCTAGCGTCGCGCACTGGCAGAAAATCAGCCAGTTCCGCGCCCGCCATCCTGCAATTGGCGCGGGCAAACAAACGACACTTTCGCTGAAGCAGGGCTACGGCTTTGTTCGTGAGCATGGCGACGATAAAGTGCTGGTCGTCTGGGCGGGGCAACAGTAA
- the bax gene encoding protein bax, with protein sequence MILTPIRRYGAMILMLLTLVFSSEVLAKTHTTTASQKSHLTKASNKQVSSKQEYSRNSTKSSSLPDLRKYPSGTPRKKAFLRTVMPYITSQNAAITAERNWLISKQYQGQWSPAERARLKDIAKRYKVKWSGNTRKIPWNTLLERVDIIPTSMVATMAAAESGWGTSKLARSNNNLFGMKCMKGRCTNAPGKVKGYSQFSSVKESVSAYVTNLNTHPAYSSFRKSRAQLRKADQEVTATAMIHKLKGYSTKGKSYNNYLFAMYQDNQRLIAAHM encoded by the coding sequence ATGATTTTGACTCCCATACGACGATATGGGGCGATGATTCTTATGTTACTCACTCTGGTGTTTTCGAGTGAGGTGTTAGCGAAGACGCACACAACAACAGCGAGTCAAAAGTCCCACTTAACTAAAGCTAGTAATAAACAGGTAAGCAGTAAACAAGAGTATTCTCGCAATAGTACAAAGAGTAGTTCACTTCCTGATTTGCGAAAATACCCTTCCGGAACACCAAGGAAAAAAGCGTTTCTCCGGACCGTAATGCCTTACATTACCAGCCAAAATGCGGCCATTACTGCGGAACGTAACTGGCTCATTTCAAAACAGTATCAGGGCCAATGGTCACCTGCTGAGCGTGCGCGTCTGAAAGACATCGCCAAACGCTACAAGGTGAAGTGGTCCGGTAATACGCGAAAAATCCCGTGGAATACCTTGCTTGAACGCGTAGACATTATTCCTACCAGTATGGTGGCGACGATGGCTGCAGCAGAAAGCGGTTGGGGAACGTCGAAGCTGGCGCGTAGCAACAACAACCTATTCGGCATGAAGTGCATGAAAGGACGTTGTACCAATGCGCCGGGTAAAGTGAAGGGGTACTCACAGTTCAGTTCTGTCAAAGAATCGGTGAGCGCCTATGTCACTAACCTGAATACTCACCCGGCTTACTCTTCGTTCCGTAAATCGCGTGCACAACTGCGTAAAGCGGATCAGGAAGTGACTGCCACAGCGATGATTCACAAGCTGAAGGGCTACTCGACCAAAGGGAAGAGTTATAACAACTACCTGTTCGCAATGTACCAGGATAACCAACGGTTAATCGCGGCGCATATGTAA
- the xylR gene encoding D-xylose utilization transcriptional activator XylR (D-xylose enhances binding of XylR to the xyl promoter and activates transcription.), with amino-acid sequence MFTKRHRITLLFNANKAYDRQVVEGVGEYLQASQSEWDIFIEEDFRARIDKIKDWLGDGVIADFDDKQIEQALANVDVPIVGVGGSYHLAESYPPVHYIATDNYALVESAFLHLKEKGVNRFAFYGLPESSGKRWATEREYAFRQLVAEEKYRGVVYQGLETAPENWQHAQNRLADWLQTLPPQTGIIAVTDARARHILQVCEHLHIPVPEKLCVIGIDNEELTRYLSRVALSSVAQGARQMGYQAAKLLHRLLDKEEMPLQRILVPPVRVIERRSTDYRSLTDPAVIQAMHYIRNHACKGIKVDQVLDAVGISRSNLEKRFKEEVGETIHAMIHAEKLEKARSLLISTTLSINEISQMCGYPSLQYFYSVFKKAYDTTPKEYRDVNSEVML; translated from the coding sequence ATGTTTACTAAACGTCACCGCATCACATTGCTGTTCAATGCTAATAAAGCCTATGACCGTCAGGTAGTAGAAGGCGTAGGGGAATATTTACAGGCGTCACAATCGGAATGGGATATTTTCATTGAAGAAGATTTCCGCGCCCGCATTGATAAAATCAAGGACTGGTTAGGAGATGGCGTCATTGCCGACTTCGACGACAAACAAATCGAGCAAGCACTGGCTAACGTCGACGTCCCCATTGTTGGGGTTGGTGGCTCGTATCACCTTGCCGAAAGTTACCCACCCGTTCATTACATTGCCACCGATAACTATGCACTGGTTGAAAGCGCATTTTTGCATTTAAAAGAGAAAGGCGTTAACCGCTTTGCTTTTTATGGTCTTCCGGAATCCAGCGGCAAACGTTGGGCCACTGAACGCGAATATGCTTTCCGTCAGCTTGTCGCCGAAGAAAAGTATCGCGGAGTAGTTTATCAGGGGTTAGAAACCGCGCCAGAGAACTGGCAACACGCGCAAAATCGGCTGGCAGACTGGCTACAAACGCTGCCGCCGCAAACCGGGATCATTGCCGTTACCGACGCCCGGGCGCGGCACATTTTGCAAGTATGCGAACATCTACATATTCCCGTACCGGAAAAATTATGCGTGATTGGCATCGATAACGAAGAACTGACCCGCTATCTGTCGCGTGTCGCCCTTTCTTCGGTCGCTCAGGGCGCGCGGCAAATGGGATATCAGGCGGCAAAACTGTTGCATCGATTATTAGATAAAGAAGAAATGCCGCTACAGCGGATTTTGGTCCCACCAGTTCGCGTCATTGAACGGCGCTCAACAGATTACCGTTCGCTGACCGATCCCGCCGTTATTCAGGCCATGCATTACATTCGTAATCACGCCTGTAAAGGGATTAAAGTGGATCAGGTACTCGATGCCGTCGGGATCTCGCGCTCCAATCTTGAGAAGCGTTTTAAAGAGGAGGTGGGTGAAACCATCCATGCCATGATTCATGCCGAGAAGCTGGAGAAAGCGCGCAGTCTGCTGATTTCAACCACCTTATCGATCAATGAGATATCGCAAATGTGCGGTTATCCATCGCTGCAATATTTCTACTCTGTTTTTAAAAAAGCATATGACACGACGCCAAAAGAGTATCGCGATGTAAATAGCGAGGTCATGTTGTAG
- the xylH gene encoding xylose ABC transporter permease XylH, protein MSKSNPSEVKLAVPTSGGFSGLKSLNLQVFVMIAAIIAIMLFFTWTTDGAYLSARNVSNLLRQTAITGILAVGMVFVIISAEIDLSVGSMMGLLGGVAAICDVWLGWPLPLTIIVTLVLGLLLGAWNGWWVAYRKVPSFIVTLAGMLAFRGILIGITNGTTVSPTSAAMSQIGQSYLPASTGFIIGALGLMAFVGWQWRGRMRRQALGLQSPASTAVVGRQALTAIIVLGAIWLLNDYRGVPTPVLLLTLLLLGGMFMATRTAFGRRIYAIGGNLEAARLSGINVERTKLAVFAINGLMVAIAGLILSSRLGAGSPSAGNIAELDAIAACVIGGTSLAGGVGSVAGAVMGAFIMASLDNGMSMMDVPTFWQYIVKGAILLLAVWMDSATKRRS, encoded by the coding sequence ATGTCGAAAAGCAATCCGTCTGAAGTGAAATTGGCAGTACCGACATCCGGTGGCTTTTCCGGGCTGAAGTCACTGAATTTGCAGGTCTTCGTGATGATTGCAGCGATCATCGCAATCATGCTGTTCTTTACCTGGACCACCGATGGTGCCTACTTAAGCGCCCGTAACGTCTCCAACCTGTTACGCCAGACCGCGATTACCGGCATCCTCGCGGTAGGAATGGTGTTCGTCATAATTTCTGCTGAAATCGACCTTTCCGTCGGCTCAATGATGGGGCTATTAGGTGGCGTCGCGGCGATTTGTGACGTCTGGCTAGGCTGGCCTTTGCCACTTACCATCATTGTGACGTTGGTTCTGGGACTGCTTCTCGGAGCCTGGAACGGATGGTGGGTTGCATACCGCAAAGTCCCTTCATTTATTGTCACCCTTGCGGGCATGTTGGCATTTCGCGGCATACTCATTGGCATCACCAACGGCACGACGGTTTCCCCCACCAGTGCCGCGATGTCACAAATTGGGCAAAGCTATCTACCTGCCAGCACCGGCTTCATCATTGGCGCGCTTGGCTTAATGGCTTTTGTTGGCTGGCAATGGCGCGGAAGAATGCGCCGTCAGGCTTTGGGTTTGCAGTCTCCGGCCTCTACCGCAGTTGTCGGCCGCCAGGCATTAACGGCGATTATCGTCTTAGGCGCAATCTGGCTGTTGAACGATTACCGTGGCGTTCCCACTCCTGTTCTGCTGTTGACGTTGCTGTTACTCGGCGGAATGTTTATGGCAACGCGGACGGCATTTGGAAGACGCATTTATGCCATCGGCGGCAATCTGGAAGCAGCACGGCTCTCCGGGATTAACGTTGAACGCACCAAACTTGCCGTGTTCGCTATTAACGGATTAATGGTCGCTATCGCTGGGTTAATCCTTAGTTCACGCCTTGGCGCAGGTTCACCTTCTGCGGGAAATATCGCCGAACTGGACGCAATTGCCGCATGTGTGATTGGCGGCACCAGTCTGGCAGGCGGCGTCGGGAGCGTGGCCGGAGCGGTAATGGGGGCATTCATCATGGCTTCACTGGATAACGGCATGAGTATGATGGATGTACCGACCTTCTGGCAGTATATAGTTAAAGGTGCGATTCTGTTGCTGGCAGTATGGATGGACTCCGCAACCAAACGCCGTTCTTGA
- the xylG gene encoding D-xylose ABC transporter ATP-binding protein: MPYLLEMKNITKTFGSVKAIDNVSLRLNSGEIVSLCGENGSGKSTLMKVLCGIYPHGSYEGDIIFAGEEIQASHIRDTERKGIAIIHQELALVKELTVLENIFLGNEITHNGIMDYDLMTLRCQKLLAQVSLLISPDTRVGDLGLGQQQLVEIAKALNKQVRLLILDEPTASLTEQETSVLLDIIRDLQQHGIACIYISHKLNEVKAISDTICVIRDGQHIGTRDAAGMSEDDIITMMVGRELTALYPNEPHTTGDEILRIEHLTAWHPVNRHIKRVNDVSFSLKRGEILGIAGLVGAGRTETIQCLFGVWPGQWEGKIYIDGKQVDIRNCQQAIAQGIAMVPEDRKRDGIVPVMAVGKNITLAALNKFTGGISQLDDAAEQKCILESIQQLKVKTSSPDLAIGRLSGGNQQKAILARCLLLNPRILILDEPTRGIDIGAKYEIYKLINQLVQQGIAVIVISSELPEVLGLSDRVLVMHEGKLKANLINHNLTQEQVMEAALRSEHHVEKQSV; encoded by the coding sequence ATGCCTTATCTACTTGAAATGAAGAACATTACCAAAACCTTCGGCAGTGTGAAGGCGATTGATAACGTTAGCTTGCGGTTGAATTCCGGCGAAATCGTCTCACTCTGCGGGGAAAATGGGTCTGGTAAATCAACGCTGATGAAAGTGCTGTGTGGTATTTATCCCCATGGCTCCTACGAAGGCGACATTATTTTTGCGGGAGAAGAGATTCAGGCGAGTCACATCCGCGATACCGAACGCAAAGGTATCGCCATCATTCACCAGGAATTGGCCCTGGTGAAAGAATTGACCGTACTGGAAAATATTTTCCTGGGTAACGAAATAACCCACAATGGTATTATGGACTATGATCTGATGACGCTACGCTGTCAGAAGCTGCTCGCACAGGTCAGTTTACTTATTTCACCAGATACCCGCGTTGGCGATTTAGGGCTAGGGCAACAACAACTGGTTGAAATTGCCAAGGCACTTAATAAACAGGTGCGCTTGTTAATTCTCGATGAACCGACAGCCTCATTAACTGAGCAGGAAACGTCGGTTTTACTGGATATTATTCGCGATCTACAACAGCACGGTATCGCCTGTATTTATATTTCGCACAAACTCAACGAAGTCAAAGCGATTTCCGATACGATTTGCGTTATTCGCGACGGTCAGCACATTGGTACGCGTGATGCTGCCGGAATGAGTGAAGACGATATTATCACCATGATGGTCGGGCGAGAGTTAACCGCGCTTTACCCTAATGAACCACATACCACCGGAGATGAAATATTACGTATTGAACATCTGACGGCATGGCATCCGGTTAATCGTCATATTAAACGAGTTAATGATGTCTCGTTTTCCCTGAAACGTGGCGAAATACTGGGTATTGCCGGACTCGTTGGTGCCGGACGTACCGAGACCATTCAGTGCCTGTTTGGCGTGTGGCCCGGACAATGGGAAGGAAAAATTTATATTGATGGCAAACAGGTAGATATTCGTAACTGTCAGCAAGCCATCGCCCAGGGGATTGCGATGGTACCCGAAGACAGAAAGCGCGACGGCATCGTTCCGGTAATGGCGGTTGGTAAAAATATTACCCTCGCCGCACTCAATAAATTTACCGGCGGTATTAGCCAGCTTGATGACGCGGCAGAGCAAAAATGTATTCTGGAATCAATCCAGCAACTCAAAGTTAAAACGTCGTCCCCCGACCTTGCTATTGGACGTTTGAGCGGCGGCAATCAGCAAAAAGCGATCCTCGCTCGCTGTCTGTTACTCAACCCGCGCATTCTCATTCTTGATGAACCTACCAGGGGTATCGATATTGGCGCGAAATACGAGATCTACAAATTAATTAACCAACTCGTCCAGCAGGGTATTGCCGTTATTGTCATCTCTTCCGAATTACCTGAAGTGCTCGGCCTTAGCGATCGTGTACTGGTGATGCATGAAGGGAAACTAAAAGCCAACCTGATAAATCATAACCTGACTCAGGAGCAGGTGATGGAAGCCGCATTGAGGAGCGAACATCATGTCGAAAAGCAATCCGTCTGA
- the xylF gene encoding D-xylose ABC transporter substrate-binding protein — MKIKNILLTLCTSLLLTNVAAHAKEVKIGMAIDDLRLERWQKDRDIFVKKAESLGAKVFVQSANGNEETQMSQIENMINRGVDVLVIIPYNGQVLSNVVKEAKQEGIKVLAYDRMINDADIDFYISFDNEKVGELQAKALVDIVPQGNYFLMGGSPVDNNAKLFRAGQMKVLKPYVDSGKIKVVGDQWVDGWLPENALKIMENALTANNNKIDAVVASNDATAGGAIQALSAQGLSGKVAISGQDADLAGIKRIAAGTQTMTVYKPITLLANTAAEIAVELGNGQEPKADTTLNNGLKDVPSRLLTPIDVNKNNIKDTVVKDGFHKESEL, encoded by the coding sequence ATGAAAATAAAGAACATTCTACTCACCCTTTGCACCTCACTTCTGCTTACCAACGTTGCGGCGCACGCCAAAGAAGTCAAAATAGGTATGGCGATTGATGATCTCCGTCTTGAACGCTGGCAAAAAGATCGAGATATTTTTGTGAAAAAAGCAGAGTCTCTCGGCGCGAAAGTATTTGTACAGTCTGCAAATGGCAATGAAGAAACACAAATGTCGCAGATTGAAAACATGATTAACCGGGGTGTCGATGTTCTTGTCATTATTCCGTATAACGGTCAGGTATTAAGTAACGTTGTAAAAGAAGCCAAACAAGAAGGTATTAAAGTATTAGCTTACGACCGTATGATTAACGATGCGGATATCGATTTTTATATTTCTTTCGATAACGAAAAAGTCGGTGAACTGCAGGCAAAAGCCCTGGTCGATATTGTTCCGCAAGGTAATTACTTCCTGATGGGCGGCTCGCCGGTAGATAACAACGCCAAGCTGTTCCGCGCCGGACAAATGAAAGTGTTAAAACCTTACGTTGATTCCGGAAAAATTAAAGTCGTTGGTGACCAATGGGTTGATGGCTGGTTACCGGAAAACGCATTGAAAATTATGGAAAACGCGCTAACCGCCAATAATAACAAAATTGATGCTGTAGTTGCCTCAAACGATGCCACCGCAGGTGGGGCAATTCAGGCATTAAGTGCGCAAGGTTTATCAGGGAAAGTAGCAATTTCCGGCCAGGATGCGGATCTCGCAGGTATTAAACGTATTGCAGCCGGTACGCAAACTATGACGGTGTATAAACCTATTACATTATTGGCAAATACTGCCGCAGAAATTGCTGTTGAGTTGGGCAATGGTCAGGAACCAAAAGCAGATACCACACTGAATAATGGTCTGAAAGATGTTCCCTCCCGCCTGCTGACACCGATCGATGTGAATAAAAACAACATCAAAGATACGGTAGTTAAAGACGGATTCCACAAAGAGAGCGAGCTGTAA
- the xylA gene encoding xylose isomerase produces the protein MQAYFDQLDRVRYEGSKSSNPLAFHHYNPDELVLGKRMEEHLRFAACYWHTFCWNGADMFGVGAFNRPWQQPGEALALAKRKADVAFEFFHKLHVPFYCFHDVDVSPEGVSLKEYINNFAQMVDVLAGKQEESGVKLLWGTANCFTNPRYGAGAATNPDPEVFSWAATQVVTAMEATHKLGGENYVLWGGREGYETLLNTDLRQEREQLGRFMQMVVEHKHKIGFQGTLLIEPKPQEPTKHQYDYDAATVYGFLKQFGLEKEIKLNIEANHATLAGHSFHHEIATAIALGLFGSVDANRGDAQLGWDTDQFPNSVEENALVMYEILKAGGFTTGGLNFDAKVRRQSTDKYDLFYGHIGAMDTMALALKIAARMIEDGELDKRIAQRYSGWNSELGQQILKGQMSLADLAKYALEHDLSPVHQSGRQEQLENLVNHYLFDK, from the coding sequence ATGCAAGCCTATTTTGACCAGCTCGATCGCGTTCGTTATGAAGGCTCAAAATCCTCTAACCCGTTAGCATTCCATCACTATAATCCCGACGAACTGGTGTTGGGCAAGCGTATGGAAGAGCACTTGCGTTTTGCCGCCTGCTACTGGCACACCTTCTGCTGGAACGGGGCGGACATGTTTGGTGTGGGGGCGTTTAATCGTCCGTGGCAGCAGCCTGGTGAGGCACTGGCGTTGGCGAAGCGTAAAGCAGATGTCGCATTTGAGTTTTTCCACAAGTTACATGTGCCATTTTATTGCTTCCACGATGTGGATGTTTCCCCTGAGGGCGTGTCGTTAAAAGAGTACATCAATAATTTTGCGCAAATGGTTGATGTCCTGGCAGGCAAGCAAGAAGAGAGCGGCGTGAAGCTGCTGTGGGGAACCGCTAACTGCTTTACAAACCCTCGCTACGGTGCGGGTGCGGCGACGAACCCAGATCCAGAAGTCTTTAGTTGGGCGGCGACGCAAGTTGTTACAGCGATGGAAGCAACCCATAAATTGGGCGGTGAAAACTATGTTCTGTGGGGCGGTCGTGAAGGTTACGAAACGCTGTTAAATACCGACTTGCGTCAGGAGCGTGAACAACTGGGCCGCTTTATGCAAATGGTGGTTGAGCATAAACATAAAATCGGTTTCCAGGGTACGTTGCTTATCGAACCGAAACCGCAAGAACCGACTAAACATCAATATGATTACGATGCCGCGACGGTGTATGGCTTCCTGAAACAGTTTGGTCTGGAAAAAGAGATTAAACTGAACATTGAAGCTAACCACGCGACGCTGGCAGGTCACTCTTTCCATCATGAAATAGCCACCGCCATTGCGCTTGGCCTGTTCGGTTCTGTCGACGCCAACCGTGGCGATGCACAACTGGGCTGGGACACCGACCAGTTCCCGAACAGTGTGGAAGAGAATGCGCTGGTGATGTATGAAATTCTCAAAGCAGGCGGTTTCACCACCGGCGGTCTGAACTTCGATGCCAAAGTCCGTCGTCAAAGTACTGATAAATATGATCTGTTTTACGGTCATATCGGCGCGATGGATACGATGGCGTTGGCGCTGAAAATTGCAGCACGCATGATTGAAGATGGCGAGCTGGATAAACGCATCGCGCAGCGTTATTCCGGCTGGAATAGCGAATTAGGCCAGCAAATCCTGAAAGGCCAAATGTCACTGGCAGATTTAGCCAAATATGCTCTGGAACATGATTTGTCTCCGGTGCATCAGAGTGGTCGCCAGGAGCAACTGGAAAATCTGGTAAACCATTATCTGTTCGACAAATAA
- the xylB gene encoding xylulokinase has translation MYIGIDLGTSGVKVILLNEQGEVVASQTEKLTVSRPHPLWSEQDPEQWWQATDRAMKALGDQHSLQDVKALGIAGQMHGATLLDAQQRVLRPAILWNDGRCAQECTLLEARVPQSRVITGNLMMPGFTAPKLLWVQRHEPEIFRQIDKVLLPKDYLRLRMTGEFASDMSDAAGTMWLDVAKRDWSDVMLQACHLSRDQMPALYEGSEITGALLPAVAKAWGMAAVPVVAGGGDNAAGAVGVGMVDANQAMLSLGTSGVYFAVSEGFLSKPESAVHSFCHALPQRWHLMSVMLSAASCLDWAAKLTGLNNVPALIAAAQQADESAEPVWFLPYLSGERTPHNNPQAKGVFFGLTHQHGANELARAVLEGVGYALADGMDVVHACGIKPQSVTLIGGGARSEYWRQMLADISGQQLDYRTGGDVGPALGAARLAQIAANPEKSLIELLPQLPLEQSHLPDAQRYATYQPRRETFRRLYQQLLPLMA, from the coding sequence ATGTATATCGGGATAGATCTTGGCACCTCGGGCGTAAAAGTTATTTTGCTCAACGAGCAGGGTGAGGTGGTTGCTTCGCAAACGGAAAAGCTGACCGTTTCGCGCCCGCATCCACTCTGGTCGGAACAAGACCCGGAACAGTGGTGGCAGGCAACTGATCGCGCAATGAAAGCTCTGGGCGATCAGCATTCTCTGCAGGACGTTAAAGCATTGGGTATTGCCGGCCAGATGCACGGTGCAACCTTACTGGATGCCCAGCAACGGGTATTACGCCCTGCCATTTTGTGGAACGACGGGCGCTGTGCGCAAGAGTGCACTTTGCTGGAAGCGCGAGTTCCGCAATCACGGGTGATTACCGGTAACCTGATGATGCCCGGATTTACTGCGCCTAAATTGCTATGGGTTCAGCGGCATGAGCCGGAGATATTCCGTCAAATCGACAAAGTATTATTACCGAAAGATTACTTGCGTCTGCGTATGACGGGGGAGTTTGCCAGCGATATGTCTGACGCAGCTGGCACCATGTGGCTGGATGTCGCAAAGCGTGACTGGAGTGACGTCATGCTGCAGGCTTGCCACTTATCTCGTGACCAGATGCCCGCATTATACGAAGGCAGCGAAATTACTGGTGCTTTGCTACCTGCAGTTGCGAAAGCGTGGGGTATGGCGGCAGTGCCAGTTGTCGCAGGCGGTGGTGATAATGCAGCTGGTGCGGTTGGTGTAGGAATGGTTGATGCTAATCAGGCAATGTTATCGCTGGGGACGTCGGGTGTCTATTTTGCTGTCAGCGAAGGATTCTTAAGCAAGCCAGAAAGCGCCGTACACAGCTTTTGCCATGCGCTCCCGCAGCGTTGGCATTTAATGTCTGTGATGCTGAGTGCAGCGTCGTGTCTGGATTGGGCCGCGAAATTAACGGGCCTGAACAATGTCCCAGCTTTAATCGCGGCTGCTCAACAGGCTGATGAAAGTGCCGAGCCTGTCTGGTTTCTACCTTATCTTTCCGGTGAACGTACGCCACACAACAATCCCCAGGCGAAGGGGGTTTTCTTTGGTTTGACCCATCAACATGGTGCTAATGAACTGGCGCGAGCAGTGCTGGAAGGCGTGGGTTATGCGCTGGCAGATGGCATGGATGTCGTGCATGCCTGCGGCATTAAACCGCAAAGTGTTACGTTGATTGGTGGCGGGGCGCGTAGTGAGTACTGGCGTCAGATGCTGGCGGATATCAGCGGTCAGCAACTCGATTACCGCACGGGGGGGGATGTGGGGCCAGCACTGGGCGCAGCAAGGCTGGCGCAGATTGCGGCGAATCCAGAGAAATCGCTCATTGAGTTGTTGCCACAACTGCCGTTAGAACAGTCGCATTTACCAGATGCGCAGCGTTATGCCACTTATCAGCCACGACGTGAAACGTTCCGTCGCCTCTATCAGCAACTTCTGCCATTAATGGCGTAA